The Flavobacterium psychrotrophum region GATCTTTACAATAAGTTCAATTTCATAATGCACATCAGTAGTAAACTCCGGTATTACAAATGGAAACTGCTTTTGTAAAAGCGCCGAATCGGGCTTCATAAAAATAACCGGTTCAGAAGGGCGCTCATTATTAAGCTCCTCTATATGGTTTACATAGTTCCTGCCAATGCAAATAATTTTCATAGTACGAAGCTTATGCTAATTTATTATTTAATTTCCTGAGTTTTATAGCCGTCAGTACTTTTTTAGTATACAGCGGAAAATCAGCACTCTGAAACCATCCGTAGTAACCCGGCTCCTGCTGCAGCACCTGCTCTACCTTTACGTTTTTAAATTTGCCAAAGGTAAACACCTCCTGGCCCGCATCATCAAGCGCTATAAAACCGGCAAAGTCTACCGCCTTTTTACGTGTAGTATATTCTGATAGCAAACGCATATCATTCTCAAGGTCTTCATAACGGTCTAGCTGCGACTTCAAAATTTCGTAAGTAGCATTTGTATCTGCTGCTGCTGTATGGGCATTTTCCAGCACCTGCCCGCAGTAAAATTTATACGCAGCACTCAGGGTACGCTCTTCCTTTTTATGGAATATGGTCTGTACATCTACAGATACCCGGTTCTTCATGTCAAAATCTACGCCGGCACGCAACATCTCTTCAGCCAGCAGCGGTATATCAAAACGGTCAGAATTATATCCTGCAAGGTCGGCATCCTTTATCATAGTATATATCTGCGTAGAGAGTTGTTTAAAAGTAGGCTCATTTGCCACTTTCTCATCAGTAATACCATGAAAAGCAATGGTAGCAACGGGTATCGTCCTTTCCGGATTTACCAGCCAGGTGCGGCTTTCCTTATTTCCGTTTGGGTAAACTTTTAAGATTGATATTTCTACAATACGGTCTTTCGTAATGTCTGTACCTGTAGTTTCAAGATCGAAAAAACAGATGGGGCGGTGTAGTTTCAGTTCCATTATAATGCTTTGTGCTATTACAAATATAGCGGTACAAAATTATAAAAAGAACATTAGCTGCGTGTATTTACGGTTAAAATTGCAAATTAATTAAAGGCAAATTAGTTACAGTCCCATATATAGTCAGATGTTTCGTATGTTTTTTGTTTGTAGTCAAAATGCCACCACTCATAAGGGTAAATACTAAAACCGGCTTTGGTCATTATCTTAGCCAGCAGCCTGCGGTTTTTACGTGCTTTGCGGGATATATCTTTATAGTCAGGATGCGACACCTCGCTAAAATCGTCAAAAGCCCCACCCATATCAAGCAAATTACCATCGGCATCTGCCAAAGAAATATCTATAGCCCTGCCCCTGTTGTGGTTACTTCCTTTACCGGGCTTGGCCACATACTTAGGGTTATTTACAATTTCATACATTTTATACTGAATGGGATACGGGCGATAACAGTCAAAAATTACCAGCCTTAGCTCTTTTTCAGCAGCAAGTGCATTTGCTTTATCAAGCGCCACTGCAACCTCAGGTCGCAGCAGGCAACGCGCACAGGGATATACTTTTTGGTGCATAAAGTTGGCTGTATCTGCATATGCCATTTTATTAATAACGCCGTCAGCCTCAAATTTCACCTCAGACCACTCTGTAGATAACGAATCGATAATGCTTGTCTGTTCTTGCGCTGCGGCAGTAATACTGGTTACAAATAACAAAAACAATAACCTGAGGCACGTGATGGTATAAATTTTGAGCATATTCAAATATAAGAATTTGTACCTTTATAAAAAGTATTGCCATGCCAAAAAAGAACCGCAAACAAGAGGAACTCTGGAACACCATAAGCCATGGTACCGGTGCGGCACTATCTGTAGCGGCACTTGTAGCTATGGTTGTATACAGCGCATTATATGGTACCGCCATACACCTTGCGGCATCTATTGTTTTTGGCAGCAGCCTTATTTTGCTCTATACAGCATCTACTGTTTACCATGCAGCATGGAAACTAAAATGGAAACGCATACTACAGCGCATAGACCACCTGTGCATTTATGTTTTGATAGCGGGAACATATACACCCGTTGCACTACTGGGACTAAAAGACACCTGGGGCTGGGCAATATTTGGGTTTATATGGGCCTTTGCCATTGCAGGGTTTATCTTTAAATTTTCGCCCCTGCGAAAAAATGAAAAGCTGTCCCTTACCTTATACGGGCTTATGGGCTGGCTTATTATTGTTGCCATAAAACCATTAATAAGCAGTGTGGCTCCGGGTATGCTGTATTATCTGTTAGGTGGAGGTTTATGTTATACTTTCGGCATCTACTTTTATGCCAAAGAAAAAATCCCGTATAACCATACCATCTGGCATATGTTTGTACTGGGTGGCAGTGCGCTGCACTTTGCGGGTATTTTTATATACCTCATTCCATAAAATCAACAATACATAAATCGTAACTTATACAAAATGAAAATATAATATAGTTCAAATATTTTTTCTCGCAAAGACACAAAGGCGCAAAGCTTTACTCTCATCAAGTACCGACACAAGCGACTGATAAGCCGCAAAGCTTGGCTCCTTGGTGTGATATCTAAATCATTTGACTACACTAAATATGCAGATAGTATTAATATCAGGATTAAAAGCATAAAAAAAGCGCGATACCTAAATACCGCGCTTTGCTTATTATAATTTAAAGATTCCGCCAAATACTATCATCCGCTGAAAGTAGGTGAAGTGTTGCGAAGCCTTGTCTGCTCCCTGGTAGGTAGTACGAATGTCATTCATGTTAATGTATCCGCTTTTAAGTTCTCCCAGTATAAAAAAGTGCTTAAAGAAGGTAATGTTAATACCTGCTTCTGCCGCTACTCCAAACCCTGAAATATGAAAATCATCATGGCGTTGCTTACCCAGTACCATGGCATTAGTTTTAGGATATAAAACCCCGCCATAAACTCCTTCGGTAAGATTAATTTGTATTATATCGGTATTTGTAATGCCTAGATATTTAGAAAAATCATCCATTCTTGATATACCGGCATTAATAAAATTAAGGCCATCAGTATGTTCAAACGTAAGAAAATCTTCCGTCATCTGTACCGGTATGTTGTTATAGATACCGTTAAACGCTGCACCGGGCTGGTCTAAAGGCTGATCAATATAGCCGTTTACATTAACAGTCTGGTTTTGCGTCATTACATATTTCATGTGGTCTAAACCAACAGCTATACTGTAATGATCATTAATATAATACCCCATCCTGAAGTTGGTCTGCGGAATGGTCATCTTGGTTGGGTTTACATAGTCCATATGCCAGCCCTTGGGCTTGTCATGGGCTGCTACATTGTTAAGGGTAAAATTATACCCGTTACCGGTAAAGTTAATATCTGATTCAGAAAAACTTGCACGGTTACCGCCCCAGTAAACAAAGAACTTTCCTTTATTGTGAGCTGTGTATTTTTCAGGACTTGCAGGCACTTGCTGCGCAAAGGTGTACTGTGAAAAAATACAAAAAGTTAGTACAACCTTTAGCCAAGGTTGTTTCATTAGGGTAATTTGTGATGTGTGTATAAAAAATTAAAATTGATTTATTGTTCTCCTTATGGCGGTTAGTTTTTCCATAAGGCCTTCAAAATAGTCAAGGTGCAGCATATTTGCGCCATCGCTTTTGGCATTGGCAGGGTCAAAATGTGTTTCTATAAAAATACCATCTACACCGGTGGCTATGCCGGCGCGGGCAATAGTTTCGATCATATCTGGCCTTCCTCCGGTAACGCCTGCTACCTGGTTAGGCTGCTGTAGCGAGTGTGTAACATCTAACACCGTAGTAGCAAAATCTCTCATGGTAGGTATACCCCTAAAGTCTACCACCATATCCTGGTAACCAAACATAGTACCACGGTCTGTAACCATTACTTTATCGTTACTGCTGTCAAGCACTTTTTGCACAGCGTGCTTCATGCTCTCAGGGCTCATAAACTGGCCTTTTTTAAGGTTTACAGTACGCCCGGTTTCAGCAGCTGCCACTACAAGGTCGGTCTGCCTTACAAGAAACGCCGGTATTTGCAGTACATCTACATACTGGGCTGCCATCAGGGCATCTTCGTTAGTATGGATGTCTGTAACGGTAGGTACGCCAAAGGTTTCAGACACTTTACGCAATACCTTAAGGGCTTTTTCATCGCCTATACCCGTAAAGCTGTCTACACGGCTGCGGTTGGCTTTTTTAAACGATCCTTTAAAAACATAAGGTATTTGCAGCCTGTCGGTTACTTTTACAATATGCTCAGCAATGCGCAGCGCCATTTCTTCTCCTTCTATGGCACATGGGCCTGCAAGTAGAAAAAAGTTGCCGCTATCGGTATTCTTTATTTGGGGGATGTTTTGTAAGTTCATTTCAGAGTTTTAAAATGTGGTGCAAAGATAAAAAGAAAAAGCCTTCTAATTGCAGAAGGCTGTGGTGTAATTATAGTACTTTTCGTATGCCAAAATCTTTAGGTGCCATTACCTTACCTTTTTCATACAGGTTAATATAAATTATCTTAGGTTTGGCAAGTCCTTCCCAAGTAACTTCATAAATATCAAGCAGGCCGGCACCCATATCAAACTTCTTGGTAGGGAATGGGCAGCACGAATCTGTTTTTTTATACTCCAGCTTTTCCCCGTTAGGGCCGCTAAGTGCTCCAAAAAAGCGTTTCACGTTAATTTCTGCCGCACTGTAGGGCATAAAACCAAGGTTAACAGGGTAATCCTGGTTATAACCATATTTTTTATCGGAAGCCGTTTCGGTAATTACAAAAGTCTTTTCTTTAGTAAGTCCCGGCATTACGGCGGTATCATCTATGTTTTGTATCGTGTTTTTTGTGCTTACACAGGCTGTCGCCATTATTAATATGCCCAATAGAAGGAGCTTTTTCATAGTAGGTTGAATTTTAATTCAAAAATAATAAAATTATGGTGAATAATGGAACGCGGATTACATGGATGCTTCGCAAGCGCAGATTTTAAAACCTGGCAGTAAAAAATCTGCGGGCATCCGCTCAATCCGCGTCATCTGCGTTCCATATTATTTGTTATTTTTGCAATCAAATATTACAATTATGTATAGCTTTTACGGAACCTGGCCGTGGTATGTGTCAGGCTTTTTAATAGGATCGGTCATGTTACTACTGGTTTTCTTTGGCAAAACCTTTGGTATGAGCAGCAACCTGCGCACTATGTGCAGCATTATGGGAGCAGGTAAAACATCTGACTTTTTCCGATTTGACTGGAAAGCCCAGCGCTGGAATTTAGTAGTGGTACTTGGTGCCATGATAGGTGGCTTTATAGCAACACATTATTTAAGCGACGGATCTGGGGTGGTGCTTAATCCTAAAACAGTTACCGAACTTAGCCTGATACATATTGATGAGCCTAACGGAAAATTACTACCGGATGCGCTAACCAGTGCAGAAGCGTTACAATCGCCTAAAGTATTGGGCATATTATTGCTTGGTGGTTTGCTCGTAGGTTTTGGCACACGCTATGCCGGTGGTTGTACATCCGGGCACGCCATTACCGGATTAAGCAATTTACAGTTACCCAGCCTTATTGCGGTAATAGGTTTTTTTATTGGCGGATTGATAATGTCGTGGCTGTTGCTGCCCCTAATTTTAAAGTAAGATGAAGTTTATAAAATATTTACTGGTAGGCATATTGTTTGGCATTGTACTAACCAAATCTGAGGCCGTGTCGTGGTACAGAATCTATGAAATGTTTCACTTTCAGTCCTTTCATATGTATGGTATAATAGGTACTGCTGTAGTAGTAGGTACTCTTGGTATTCAGCTTTTTAAAAGAAGTAAACTTAAAGATATTAACGGTGAACCCATAGTATTACAGGATAAAGAAAAGCGTTTTACAAGCTACTTTGTAGGCGGTATTATCTTTGGCTTAGGCTGGGGACTGGTAGGCACCTGCCCCGGGCCAATTTTTATACTGATAGGCTCAGGCTTTATGGGCATAGGCATTGTACTTATAGGTGCATTACTTGGCACCTGGGTATATGGCTTGCTAAAAAACAAACTACCACATTAAACCGATATGGAGGTTTTTTTAATCCTCTTCTTTATTTATAAAATTACCAACCAAACCAGATTGTACATCATGAAAAAAGTACTTGTGTTATTAATGATGTTTACGATGTCAGTAAAAGCACAGAATACAATGGGAAATACTTATTTTACATGGAACGATTTTACTGAAAACTTTGGTAAGGAAATGGTTTCTGCTGAGGATGTTCATACCAGCATGGTTAAAAGCGGTTTAAAAGAGAATGCTCTAACGGTTATGGATTTTACATTCATATCTGATAAAAAAGAAAACCTTGAAAAATTGGCGGAGTTTCTTCATAAGCATTATCCTTACAAAATTGAAAGTATAAAGCGTAATGAAGATGTGTGGGAAATTAATGGAATAACAAACGCAATCCCTGTTACAGCAGATAATATGCTTTTTTAGGCATTAGACATGTATAAAAGAGGATATGAATTTGACGCAAGACTTGATTCCTATGGAGGCCTTAGTGGTTCTAAAAATTTTCCTAACTTAGAGAAATCTCAAGAGGATATATATTTTGAAAGTGGCATCAGTTGTTATGATAAAGGTGATCTTAGTGGGGCAATTATTAACTGGTCACTTACATTGGCTATAAATCCTAAAGAACCAAATGCTTATTATTCAAGGGCTATTGTTAAAGCAGAACTATATACATGGAAAGCTGCTCTTAATGATTATAATAAAGCGATTGAATTAGCGCCTGACTTCACGAGTGCATTAGTAAACAGAGGTAGTCTTAAAGATGACAATGGTGATTATATGGGTGCTGTACAGGACTATAATACCGCACTGAAAGTTAAACATTTAGACATTGAACAAGAAGAGATGATTTATTTTAACAGGGGTAACTCAAAATATAATCTAAAGGACAGGAAAGGCGCATGTACAGATTGGCAAAAAGCATATAAATTAGGTTCAACAGACGCTAAAGATAAACTTGATAAATATTGTAATTAACACTAAACCTGCATCAGCCAGCGGTATGCTTCAGGAAATGCTTTGCGCCAAAGCTTTTCGTTATGGTGCCCGTTGTGAATGATCCGTTTTTGTATCTGGCGGGCATTAGCAACACGTTCTAAGATCAACTGTTCCATTCGTTCCAGGTCGGGTATCATGGCGGTACTCTCATGATCGCCCGCCATTAAATATATGCGGCCTTCAATTTTATCAACGCTTTCTATAAAGGTATATATCTCTTCGCTAAACCAAAACGATGGCGAAAACACTCCTGAATTGCCAAAAACCTCAGGATATTTTAGCAAAGCGTAAAAGGAAATCAATCCACCTACCGAACTCCCAAAAATAGTAGTTTGCGACTTATCTTTCAGCGTATTATAATGGCTGTCAACATATGGCTTTAAGGCATTAACCATAAAATCAAGATAATCATCGGCATGGCCACCACCGTGGGTATCATTAGGATATGGCGTCATTTCGTCAATACGGTGCTTATCACCGCCGTGTGCTATACCTATAATAATGGCTTCGCTATGCAGGTCATTCAGTTTCTCCTCAATATGCCATTCATGATTATTAGTTTCAGGCTGCGCAAAAACATTTTGCCCATCGTGCATGTATATTACAGGATACCCTAAGTTATTGGCATCATATCCCGCAGGCAGGTAAACCCAAATGTTTTTATCCCCATGCAGTTGCGGCGCTGCTATGGTAAATTCTTCAACGGTACCTTTTTCTGTAATTGTTTTCATGGTTTTGTAATCAAGTAATAACAAACCTAATAATACTATCCGGAAAACTATGCTAAAGGTTCGCTAAATAAGAGATACCATTATGTCCGACTTAATTCTCAAAATACTCAAACGCATCGATAATGTCAAGGTACACCCCGTCAAAACCTGCCGCTGTTATTTTATCAAGATATGAGTCGCTGTTTTTGTAAATGATATCCTGCCAGTCCTGGTTCCAGTATTTTACTTTATAGTTGCCCGGCCAGTCCGGATTTTCGGCAGCGATCCAGTCCGGCTTGTCCGAATTCCACAAGTTTTTCCAATAGTAGCGGTAATCTTCAGCCTCACCTATAGACATATAGCATATAACCATACGTGTACCACCATTAGCCTTATGTCTTAATTGTACAATTTCCTGAGCAGTAAACTGCTCTTCATTAAAAAACAGGTCAATAATAACAGCATCATAATTAGTAGCTGTTACTGCCCTGATAAAATCAGCCTTAGTGGCTAAATTCTCAGGGTTGATAAAGAATATAAAATTCTTTACATCAGATAACTTTGTAATGTTATTACTGTTTACATTATGTGGCGCAGTGCCGGGTATTACGGTAAGGTTACGATCTGGCGCGGCATAAGAAACATATCCCGAAGCCTGGTTGGCGGTATAAGAAGCCGTCATTTTTGAGGCCGTGCTGCAATAATCTGTAACCAGTATGGTGTTGCCCGCATTTTTAGAAATGTTCAGAAAACTTTTCAGGTAATTTGTCGTAGCAGTGTTTGTTGCCTTATCGTCACTATCATAGCCGTACAGCAAATCTTCCTGCCCGTTACCATCTATGGCATCTAGATAAGCCGTTGCCGGGCTTCCACCCTCTTCTCCGGTGCTGCTTACCAGCTCAATGCCGTTTTGCGGAATCACAGCAAAATTAGGATTAGCTGTTTTTGCCTTTTGGCTGATGCCGATAACAAAATCGCGCATATCCTGCTTAAAATCCCTGTCTTCAGGTGTATTGCTATTGTTACTATCATCGCTTTTGCTGCATCCTGTAAGCAGGGCTATAAATATTACTAAAATTGTTGCTTTCATTTTTGGGGCGTTTTATAACATAACTCAGGCAAAGGTAGCTTTAGTACCCTGTACCACTAAAAATTATTTTTCATTTTTTAAACTTTGGCTACCTTAGCAGGATAAACAAACAAGCGTTTTATGGACATCCTCCAAAAAATTACGGCACTGCGCGACGAGCTTAACCAGCACAACCACAACTATTATGTGCTTGATGCTCCCTCTATATCTGACTTTGACTTTGATATAAAGCTGAAAGAACTTCAGGAACTTGAGGCCAAACATCCTGAATATTTCGACGAAGATTCTCCCACGCAGCGTGTGGGTGGTGCAATAACCAAGAATTTCAACACGATAGCACACGAGTACCGTATGTATTCGCTCGATAATTCCTACTCTAAAGAGGAACTTTTAGAATGGGAAAAGCGCGTACATAAAAATCTGGGTACCGATGATGTACAATATACCTGCGAACTAAAATATGATGGTGCCTCAATAAGCATATCGTATGAAAACGGCAGGCTGACCAAAGCTGTAACCCGAGGCGATGGTTTTCAGGGCGATGAAGTTACCGCTAACATAAAAACGATACGTGCTGTACCCATAAAATTAAAGGGAGATTATCCTGCAAAGTTTGACATTCGCGGGGAGATCATCCTACCCCTGGAAGGCTTTGCTAAAATGAACCAGGAGCTCATAGAACTTGGAGAAACTCCGTATGCTAATCCGCGAAATACGGCATCCGGTAGCCTTAAGCTACAGGACAGCGGTGAGGTTGCAAAGCGCCCGTTAGATTGTTTATTATATTCATTAATTGGCCCTAACCTGCCTGTAGCCACCCAGTTTGAAGGACTTGAAAAAGCCCGCCAATGGGGTTTTAAAGTACCTAAAGAAGCGCGCTTAGCCAACAATATAGATGAAGTACTGGCTTTTATAGACCACTGGGACCATCACCGCCACGACCTGCCTTATGAGACGGATGGTGTGGTTATTAAAGTAAACGACCTGCACCAGCAGGACGAACTGGGCTATACTGCTAAAAGCCCGCGCTGGGCTGTAGCCTATAAATTTAAGGCAGAGCGTGTAAGTACCAGACTAAACTCGATATCTTACCAGGTGGGGCGCACCGGGGCTATTACGCCCGTAGCTAACCTTGAGCCCGTGCAGCTTGCGGGTACTACCGTAAAGCGTGCGTCGTTACATAATGCAGACCAGATCGCCAAGCTCGACGTGCGCGAGGGTGACGAGGTATTTGTAGAAAAAGGCGGTGAGATAATTCCCAAGATTATTGCCGTAGATTTTACCAAACGCCCCGAAGATTCTAAAGAAACGATATATATAGATAAATGCCCCGAGTGCTTTACCGAGCTCGAACGTAAAGAGGGCGAGGCACAGCACTACTGCCCTAACTTTTATGGTTGCCCGCCGCAGATCATTGGTCGCACCCAGCATTATATTTCGCGCAAGGCGATGGATATTGAAGGCCTGGGTGGAGAAACCGTTGCCCTGCTTTACAACTCTGATCTTGTACACAACTATGCCGAC contains the following coding sequences:
- a CDS encoding 3'-5' exonuclease, whose product is MELKLHRPICFFDLETTGTDITKDRIVEISILKVYPNGNKESRTWLVNPERTIPVATIAFHGITDEKVANEPTFKQLSTQIYTMIKDADLAGYNSDRFDIPLLAEEMLRAGVDFDMKNRVSVDVQTIFHKKEERTLSAAYKFYCGQVLENAHTAAADTNATYEILKSQLDRYEDLENDMRLLSEYTTRKKAVDFAGFIALDDAGQEVFTFGKFKNVKVEQVLQQEPGYYGWFQSADFPLYTKKVLTAIKLRKLNNKLA
- a CDS encoding M15 family metallopeptidase, encoding MLKIYTITCLRLLFLLFVTSITAAAQEQTSIIDSLSTEWSEVKFEADGVINKMAYADTANFMHQKVYPCARCLLRPEVAVALDKANALAAEKELRLVIFDCYRPYPIQYKMYEIVNNPKYVAKPGKGSNHNRGRAIDISLADADGNLLDMGGAFDDFSEVSHPDYKDISRKARKNRRLLAKIMTKAGFSIYPYEWWHFDYKQKTYETSDYIWDCN
- the trhA gene encoding PAQR family membrane homeostasis protein TrhA, which produces MPKKNRKQEELWNTISHGTGAALSVAALVAMVVYSALYGTAIHLAASIVFGSSLILLYTASTVYHAAWKLKWKRILQRIDHLCIYVLIAGTYTPVALLGLKDTWGWAIFGFIWAFAIAGFIFKFSPLRKNEKLSLTLYGLMGWLIIVAIKPLISSVAPGMLYYLLGGGLCYTFGIYFYAKEKIPYNHTIWHMFVLGGSALHFAGIFIYLIP
- the kdsA gene encoding 3-deoxy-8-phosphooctulonate synthase; this encodes MNLQNIPQIKNTDSGNFFLLAGPCAIEGEEMALRIAEHIVKVTDRLQIPYVFKGSFKKANRSRVDSFTGIGDEKALKVLRKVSETFGVPTVTDIHTNEDALMAAQYVDVLQIPAFLVRQTDLVVAAAETGRTVNLKKGQFMSPESMKHAVQKVLDSSNDKVMVTDRGTMFGYQDMVVDFRGIPTMRDFATTVLDVTHSLQQPNQVAGVTGGRPDMIETIARAGIATGVDGIFIETHFDPANAKSDGANMLHLDYFEGLMEKLTAIRRTINQF
- a CDS encoding 2-dehydro-3-deoxyphosphooctonate aldolase: MKKLLLLGILIMATACVSTKNTIQNIDDTAVMPGLTKEKTFVITETASDKKYGYNQDYPVNLGFMPYSAAEINVKRFFGALSGPNGEKLEYKKTDSCCPFPTKKFDMGAGLLDIYEVTWEGLAKPKIIYINLYEKGKVMAPKDFGIRKVL
- a CDS encoding YeeE/YedE family protein gives rise to the protein MYSFYGTWPWYVSGFLIGSVMLLLVFFGKTFGMSSNLRTMCSIMGAGKTSDFFRFDWKAQRWNLVVVLGAMIGGFIATHYLSDGSGVVLNPKTVTELSLIHIDEPNGKLLPDALTSAEALQSPKVLGILLLGGLLVGFGTRYAGGCTSGHAITGLSNLQLPSLIAVIGFFIGGLIMSWLLLPLILK
- a CDS encoding DUF6691 family protein, which produces MKFIKYLLVGILFGIVLTKSEAVSWYRIYEMFHFQSFHMYGIIGTAVVVGTLGIQLFKRSKLKDINGEPIVLQDKEKRFTSYFVGGIIFGLGWGLVGTCPGPIFILIGSGFMGIGIVLIGALLGTWVYGLLKNKLPH
- a CDS encoding tetratricopeptide repeat protein: MYKRGYEFDARLDSYGGLSGSKNFPNLEKSQEDIYFESGISCYDKGDLSGAIINWSLTLAINPKEPNAYYSRAIVKAELYTWKAALNDYNKAIELAPDFTSALVNRGSLKDDNGDYMGAVQDYNTALKVKHLDIEQEEMIYFNRGNSKYNLKDRKGACTDWQKAYKLGSTDAKDKLDKYCN
- a CDS encoding alpha/beta hydrolase, which translates into the protein MKTITEKGTVEEFTIAAPQLHGDKNIWVYLPAGYDANNLGYPVIYMHDGQNVFAQPETNNHEWHIEEKLNDLHSEAIIIGIAHGGDKHRIDEMTPYPNDTHGGGHADDYLDFMVNALKPYVDSHYNTLKDKSQTTIFGSSVGGLISFYALLKYPEVFGNSGVFSPSFWFSEEIYTFIESVDKIEGRIYLMAGDHESTAMIPDLERMEQLILERVANARQIQKRIIHNGHHNEKLWRKAFPEAYRWLMQV
- a CDS encoding endo alpha-1,4 polygalactosaminidase, which encodes MKATILVIFIALLTGCSKSDDSNNSNTPEDRDFKQDMRDFVIGISQKAKTANPNFAVIPQNGIELVSSTGEEGGSPATAYLDAIDGNGQEDLLYGYDSDDKATNTATTNYLKSFLNISKNAGNTILVTDYCSTASKMTASYTANQASGYVSYAAPDRNLTVIPGTAPHNVNSNNITKLSDVKNFIFFINPENLATKADFIRAVTATNYDAVIIDLFFNEEQFTAQEIVQLRHKANGGTRMVICYMSIGEAEDYRYYWKNLWNSDKPDWIAAENPDWPGNYKVKYWNQDWQDIIYKNSDSYLDKITAAGFDGVYLDIIDAFEYFEN
- the ligA gene encoding NAD-dependent DNA ligase LigA → MDILQKITALRDELNQHNHNYYVLDAPSISDFDFDIKLKELQELEAKHPEYFDEDSPTQRVGGAITKNFNTIAHEYRMYSLDNSYSKEELLEWEKRVHKNLGTDDVQYTCELKYDGASISISYENGRLTKAVTRGDGFQGDEVTANIKTIRAVPIKLKGDYPAKFDIRGEIILPLEGFAKMNQELIELGETPYANPRNTASGSLKLQDSGEVAKRPLDCLLYSLIGPNLPVATQFEGLEKARQWGFKVPKEARLANNIDEVLAFIDHWDHHRHDLPYETDGVVIKVNDLHQQDELGYTAKSPRWAVAYKFKAERVSTRLNSISYQVGRTGAITPVANLEPVQLAGTTVKRASLHNADQIAKLDVREGDEVFVEKGGEIIPKIIAVDFTKRPEDSKETIYIDKCPECFTELERKEGEAQHYCPNFYGCPPQIIGRTQHYISRKAMDIEGLGGETVALLYNSDLVHNYADLYELKKEQVIPLERMADKSAQNLIDGIEKSKEIPFERVLYALGIRYVGETVAKKLARHYKNIDNLAKASLTELILVDEIGERIAQSVIGFFENEQNRILIERLKGYGVQLEAAAVADTKVSDSLAGKIFVVSGVFEKYSRDELKKAIEDNGGKVGGSITGKTNYIVAGDNMGPAKLEKANQLGVKIISEDEFIEMLNLNNSSQ